The following proteins are co-located in the Methanobrevibacter thaueri genome:
- the aepY gene encoding phosphonopyruvate decarboxylase, whose amino-acid sequence MKVEDFVDVLGCDFYTGVPDSQLKALCNYLMNTYGIDENHHIIAANEGNCAALAAGYHLATGKVPVVYMQNSGEGNIINPVASLLNDQVYAIPAIFVIGWRGEPGIHDEPQHIYQGKITCDLLDLMDIENFVIDKDTSVDEFQSVMAQYKEILDNGKNVAFVVRKNALTYDEKVEYKNDNDMVREDIIAHIVDVTGEDPIVSTTGKASRELFENRTNSNKSHKYDFLTVGSMGHSSSIALGVAINKPDKRIWCVDGDGAVLMHMGSMAVVGNVNPDNFVHIVINNGAHETVGGMPTVASNMDLVAIAKACGYNYAVSVDNFDDLDMELQKAKEMNKLCFIEVMCSIGARDDLGRPTTTAIENKENFMEFLNQ is encoded by the coding sequence ATGAAAGTTGAAGATTTTGTTGACGTTTTAGGCTGTGACTTTTACACTGGTGTTCCAGATTCACAGCTTAAGGCATTATGTAATTATTTGATGAATACTTATGGCATTGATGAAAATCATCACATCATTGCCGCAAATGAAGGAAATTGTGCAGCTCTGGCAGCAGGATATCATTTAGCTACTGGAAAAGTTCCTGTTGTTTATATGCAGAACAGTGGTGAAGGAAATATTATCAATCCTGTTGCATCACTATTAAATGACCAGGTTTATGCCATTCCTGCGATTTTTGTAATCGGATGGAGGGGAGAGCCAGGCATTCATGACGAGCCTCAACACATCTATCAGGGAAAAATCACCTGTGATTTGCTTGATTTGATGGATATTGAGAATTTTGTAATTGACAAGGACACTTCTGTTGATGAATTTCAAAGTGTAATGGCTCAATACAAAGAAATTCTTGACAACGGGAAAAATGTGGCTTTTGTTGTGCGTAAAAACGCCTTGACTTATGATGAAAAGGTAGAATATAAAAATGACAATGATATGGTTCGTGAAGACATCATTGCTCATATTGTTGATGTAACCGGTGAAGATCCTATTGTTTCAACTACAGGTAAGGCAAGTCGTGAGCTGTTTGAAAACAGGACAAATTCCAATAAGTCTCATAAATATGATTTTTTAACTGTCGGTTCTATGGGACATTCATCTTCCATCGCATTGGGTGTTGCAATCAACAAGCCGGATAAGCGAATTTGGTGTGTTGACGGTGACGGTGCGGTATTGATGCATATGGGATCTATGGCAGTTGTTGGAAATGTCAATCCTGATAATTTTGTTCATATTGTCATAAATAACGGTGCTCATGAAACCGTTGGTGGAATGCCGACAGTAGCATCTAACATGGATTTGGTGGCCATTGCAAAGGCGTGCGGTTATAATTACGCAGTGTCCGTTGACAATTTCGATGACTTGGATATGGAACTTCAAAAGGCAAAGGAAATGAATAAGTTGTGCTTCATTGAAGTGATGTGCTCCATTGGTGCACGTGACGATTTGGGAAGGCCAACAACCACTGCAATTGAAAATAAGGAAAACTTTATGGAATTCTTAAATCAATAA
- a CDS encoding UPF0104 family protein has product MDKKSAFFIILSIAILAVMLYFVGIDKIIETLKNANPALIALAIGVQIFTYLLYNLRWKWIINITDIKVSFAQLLPITMVGLAVNNITPSGRGGGEPVRAYILAEQHDSYLKDTLATVVADRMLDTFPFIVLAIITIAATVFYFQMPTWLLIILILAVIAIVAILGILIYLCINPNFGYKIEKFILRIVNRVYKKGSENMEKTIHDNIFGFQDTMKVLISNRKVLYYTIPLSFVIWVFEILRVYIVFLAFGATLNVVVIGEVFIIASLVGMIPLLPGGLGAVDGVMVGFYSKAGVSMSLAAPVTLIERLISFWMATIIGLVILPHYGSSVLDRISVGSSAESMDNPQDDA; this is encoded by the coding sequence ATGGACAAAAAATCTGCATTTTTTATCATTTTAAGCATAGCAATTCTGGCGGTAATGCTTTATTTTGTAGGGATTGATAAGATAATCGAAACATTGAAAAACGCCAATCCCGCATTAATCGCATTGGCAATAGGTGTGCAGATTTTCACTTATTTGCTATACAATCTGCGCTGGAAATGGATTATCAACATCACAGACATCAAGGTGAGCTTCGCCCAGTTGCTCCCAATCACAATGGTGGGCCTTGCGGTGAACAACATCACCCCTTCCGGTCGTGGAGGCGGAGAGCCTGTAAGGGCATACATCCTTGCAGAGCAACATGACTCCTACCTTAAGGACACCTTGGCTACTGTTGTGGCCGACAGGATGCTTGACACATTTCCGTTCATTGTCCTTGCAATAATAACCATTGCGGCTACAGTCTTCTACTTCCAGATGCCTACATGGCTTTTAATCATTCTTATTTTGGCGGTGATTGCAATCGTTGCAATCCTGGGCATTCTAATCTACTTATGTATCAATCCGAATTTCGGATACAAGATTGAGAAATTCATTTTAAGGATTGTAAACAGGGTGTACAAGAAGGGATCTGAGAACATGGAAAAGACTATCCACGACAACATCTTCGGATTTCAGGACACCATGAAGGTGCTAATCTCAAACAGGAAGGTTTTGTACTACACAATCCCATTGTCATTCGTGATATGGGTGTTCGAGATTCTGCGTGTATACATCGTTTTCCTGGCCTTCGGAGCCACTTTGAATGTCGTCGTAATCGGTGAGGTTTTCATCATAGCTTCACTTGTCGGTATGATTCCTTTATTGCCTGGAGGTCTTGGAGCGGTCGACGGTGTGATGGTAGGGTTCTATTCAAAGGCAGGAGTTTCAATGTCACTTGCAGCGCCGGTCACATTGATTGAAAGGCTCATCTCATTCTGGATGGCAACAATTATAGGTCTTGTGATATTGCCTCACTACGGCTCATCAGTCCTTGACAGGATTTCAGTGGGAAGTTCCGCCGAGAGTATGGACAATCCGCAGGATGATGCCTAA
- a CDS encoding sodium-dependent transporter codes for MSQDKNEWGSNLSFILAMIGSAVGLGNIWRYPYVLYSNGGGAFYIPYIVAILLMGIPFLILEYGVGYNFKSSFAKAVKKINSKWEYLGWFLPVAVFMIMIYYSAILGWDGIYIILSFFKGWGADPNVYFTTTLLQSSDSYMGLLQFIPLIAVAMLVGWVIIWFISHRDLEEGLGKVSKVLVPLLFVIMVIIVGFSLTLPGASIGLAELFNPDWSLLGNFEIWMAAFGQIVFSLSLGMSIAFTYASYTKDDADLITNTISIALANSLFENFAALGVFSILGYMSLQSGTPVAELVTQGTGLVFVVYPTVFNVLGQWAYVLGPLFFLTVYLAGLTSILSTIEPLSFSIQNKFGLTRSKTMTILIIFGAVISMMYATAYGGSILGFVDTFINQIAILFGVILECIIFAWIFKAEKFIDFLNSKSRTIKLGKWWLLIVKYILPIFISIVWIGGMFDVIKNASFDQMLFTILAAAILLITTLVFTVLPAKNPEWENTEERV; via the coding sequence ATGTCACAAGATAAAAATGAATGGGGCAGCAACCTGTCATTCATTCTCGCAATGATTGGTTCTGCCGTTGGACTTGGAAACATTTGGAGATATCCTTATGTACTGTACTCTAATGGGGGAGGGGCATTCTACATCCCTTATATTGTGGCAATTCTTTTGATGGGAATTCCGTTTTTGATTTTGGAGTATGGTGTCGGATATAATTTCAAATCTTCTTTTGCAAAGGCCGTAAAGAAGATAAACTCCAAATGGGAGTATTTGGGCTGGTTCCTGCCGGTCGCAGTTTTTATGATTATGATTTACTACTCAGCTATTCTTGGTTGGGACGGCATTTACATCATATTGAGTTTCTTCAAGGGTTGGGGGGCTGATCCTAATGTTTACTTTACAACAACCCTTCTTCAATCTTCAGATTCTTACATGGGATTATTGCAGTTCATTCCACTCATTGCCGTTGCAATGCTTGTCGGTTGGGTAATCATTTGGTTTATTTCACACAGGGACCTTGAAGAGGGTCTCGGTAAGGTGTCAAAGGTTCTCGTGCCTTTGCTGTTCGTCATCATGGTAATTATTGTCGGGTTCTCCCTTACCCTGCCTGGCGCTTCAATAGGTTTGGCGGAGCTTTTCAATCCTGACTGGTCGCTTCTGGGCAATTTTGAAATATGGATGGCTGCATTCGGTCAAATCGTGTTCTCCTTAAGTTTGGGTATGTCAATAGCATTCACATATGCAAGCTACACCAAGGATGACGCTGACCTGATTACAAACACCATCTCAATTGCGCTTGCAAACTCACTGTTTGAGAACTTTGCAGCATTGGGAGTTTTCTCAATATTGGGTTACATGTCCCTTCAGTCCGGAACACCGGTGGCTGAGCTGGTAACTCAGGGAACCGGATTGGTGTTCGTCGTATATCCTACAGTATTCAATGTATTGGGCCAATGGGCTTATGTATTGGGACCTCTGTTCTTCCTGACAGTTTACCTTGCAGGTCTTACAAGTATCCTCTCCACAATCGAGCCGTTGTCATTCTCAATCCAGAACAAGTTTGGATTGACAAGGTCCAAGACCATGACAATTCTCATCATATTCGGTGCGGTCATCTCAATGATGTATGCAACCGCTTACGGTGGCTCCATACTTGGATTTGTGGATACCTTCATCAATCAGATTGCAATTCTCTTTGGTGTTATCCTTGAATGTATCATATTCGCTTGGATTTTCAAGGCTGAAAAGTTCATTGACTTTTTAAACTCTAAAAGCAGAACAATCAAACTTGGAAAATGGTGGCTTCTGATTGTCAAGTACATTCTTCCGATTTTCATCTCTATCGTCTGGATTGGCGGAATGTTTGACGTGATTAAAAACGCGTCCTTTGATCAGATGCTTTTCACAATCCTCGCAGCGGCAATACTGTTAATCACAACACTGGTATTCACAGTGCTTCCGGCTAAGAATCCCGAGTGGGAAAACACCGAAGAAAGAGTTTAG
- a CDS encoding LicD family protein has translation MSYNEYDDKILNHLQELELMILKDFIKICEENDLTYYMYAGSLLGAIRHNGFIPWDDDLDVIMFRDDFERFKKIFIASNNDKYELLCNETNEDYFHLLAKLMLKGTKFEEPWVSQVDFHIGINMDIFVLDDLAEEGFKRNYQLKKSFWYNKLMIMSKIKLDNLPIVTKVITHAGYHILNLFRINPSTLNRKCLNFLKKYKNPNATHVFDISATAEEYPQIFRKEDFKSVTRVKFEDIEVNAPINYDYILKSLYGDYMQLPPEEDRYNHITETLDFGPYK, from the coding sequence TTGAGTTATAATGAATATGATGATAAAATCTTAAATCATCTGCAGGAACTGGAATTGATGATTCTAAAAGATTTTATCAAGATTTGTGAAGAGAATGATTTGACCTATTATATGTATGCAGGTTCCCTATTGGGGGCAATTAGGCATAATGGATTCATTCCATGGGATGATGATTTGGATGTTATCATGTTCAGGGATGACTTTGAAAGGTTCAAAAAGATTTTCATTGCTTCCAATAATGATAAGTACGAATTGCTGTGCAATGAAACCAATGAAGATTATTTCCATTTGCTTGCAAAACTAATGCTTAAAGGTACTAAATTTGAGGAGCCTTGGGTTAGTCAAGTTGATTTCCATATTGGAATCAACATGGATATCTTTGTTCTGGATGACTTGGCTGAAGAGGGATTTAAAAGAAACTACCAGCTTAAAAAGTCATTTTGGTACAATAAGCTAATGATAATGTCTAAAATTAAATTGGATAATTTGCCTATTGTTACAAAGGTAATCACTCATGCAGGATATCATATTCTAAATTTATTCAGAATTAATCCCTCCACATTAAATAGGAAATGCTTAAACTTTCTGAAAAAATATAAAAATCCTAATGCGACTCATGTTTTTGATATTTCCGCTACTGCGGAGGAATATCCTCAAATATTCAGAAAAGAGGATTTCAAATCAGTAACTAGGGTCAAATTTGAAGATATTGAAGTGAATGCTCCTATTAATTATGATTATATTCTAAAAAGTCTTTATGGAGATTATATGCAGTTGCCTCCAGAAGAAGACAGGTATAATCACATCACCGAAACCTTGGATTTCGGCCCATACAAATAA